A single genomic interval of Mesoplodon densirostris isolate mMesDen1 chromosome 8, mMesDen1 primary haplotype, whole genome shotgun sequence harbors:
- the GCG gene encoding pro-glucagon: MKSIYFVAGLLVMLVQGSWQRSLQDTEEKSRSFPASQTDPLNDPDQMNEDKRHSQGTFTSDYSKYLDSRRAQDFVQWLMNTKRNKNNIAKRHDEFERHAEGTFTSDVSSYLEGQAAKEFIAWLVKGRGRRDFPEEVTIVEELRRRHADGSFSDEMSTVLDNLATRDFINWLLQTKITDR; the protein is encoded by the exons atgaaaagcatttaCTTTGTGGCTGGATTGCTTGTAATGCTGGTCCAAGGCAGCTGGCAACGTTCGCTTCAGGACACAGAGGAGAAATCCAG ATCATTCCCAGCTTCCCAGACCGACCCGCTCAATGATCCAGATCAGATGAATGAAGACAAGCGCCACTCGCAGGGCACGTTCACCAGTGACTACAGCAAGTATCTGGACTCCAGGCGTGCCCAGGATTTTGTTCAGTGGTTGATGAACACCAAGAGGAATAA GAATAACATTGCCAAACGTCATGATGAATTTGAGAGACATGCTGAAGGGACCTTTACCAGTGATGTAAGTTCTTATCTGGAAGGCCAAGCTGCCAAGGAATTCATTGCTTGGCTGGTGAAAGGCCGAGGAAGGCGAGA TTTCCCAGAAGAAGTCACCATCGTTGAAGAACTCCGCCGCAGACACGCCGATGGCTCTTTCTCTGATGAGATGAGCACAGTTCTCGATAATCTTGCCACTCGAGACTTTATAAACTGGTTGCTTCAGACAAAAATTACTGACAGGTGA